The proteins below come from a single Notamacropus eugenii isolate mMacEug1 chromosome 7, mMacEug1.pri_v2, whole genome shotgun sequence genomic window:
- the LOC140514256 gene encoding uncharacterized protein: protein MPRKGKRNKTIEGYFLGEQTFPPFLSDEEEQCLPSGKDTEIKASVSQPTQWAQAMEELKKNFENQVREVEEKLGREMREMKEKREKQISSLLKETPKNVEEINTLKTSLTQLAKEVQKANEEKNAFKSRISQMEKEIQKLTEENSSFKIKMAQMEANDFMRKQDITEQREKNGKMEDNVKYLIGKTTDLENRSRRDNLKIMGLPESHDQKKSLDIIFHEIIKENCPEILEPEGKIYTQGIHRAPHERDPKRETPRNIMAKFQSSQVKEKILQAARKKQFKYCENTIRITQDLAASTLRNRRAWNRIFQKSKELGLKPRITYPAKLSIILQGKNWSFNEIEDFQIFLMKRPELKRKFDFQTQE, encoded by the coding sequence atgcccagaaaagggaaaagaaataagacaatagaaggttactttcttggagaacagacatttcctcccttcctttctgatgaggaagaacaatgcttaccatccggcaaagacacagaaatcaaggcttctgtatcccagcccacccaatgggctcaggccatggaagagctcaaaaagaattttgaaaatcaagttagagaggtggaggaaaaactgggaagagaaatgagagagatgaaagaaaagcgtgaaaagcagatcagctccctgctaaaggaaaccccaaaaaatgttgaagaaattaacaccttgaaaactagcctaactcaattggcaaaagaggttcaaaaagccaatgaggagaagaatgctttcaaaagcagaattagccaaatggaaaaggaaattcaaaagctcactgaagaaaatagttctttcaaaattaaaatggcacagatggaggctaatgactttatgagaaagcaagatatcacagaacaaagagagaagaatggaaaaatggaagataatgtgaaatatctcattggaaaaacaacagacctggaaaatagatccaggagagacaatttaaaaattatgggactacctgaaagccatgatcaaaagaagagcctagacatcatctttcatgaaattatcaaggaaaactgccctgagattctagaaccagagggcaaaatatatactcaaggaatccacagagcaccgcatgaaagagatccaaaaagagaaactcctaggaacattatggccaaattccagagttcccaggtcaaggagaaaatattgcaagcagctagaaagaaacaattcaagtattgtgaaaatacaatcaggataacacaagatctagcagcctctacattaaggaatcgaagggcatggaataggatattccagaagtcaaaggaactaggactaaaaccaagaatcacctacccagcaaaactgagtataatacttcaagggaaaaattggtctttcaatgaaatagaggattttcaaattttcttgatgaaaagaccagagctgaaaagaaaatttgactttcaaacacaagaatga